In Lycium barbarum isolate Lr01 chromosome 9, ASM1917538v2, whole genome shotgun sequence, the DNA window TCTTTCTTTTGTAAGGATTCATTAAGCTCATTTGTAATTGCCAAAATATCTCTCATTAAGTGCAATATGAATGCAatttcaaatgtttgacaaactCTAAGATATCCTGTTGCCTTACAACTATCTTCAACACATTCAGAATCAACAACAATAGTATCAAGAACATCAGTAATAGAGCCAAACATACTAATGAAGTTCTTAAATGATTTGTAGTGTGAACCCCAACGAGTATCAGCAGCTCTAGCAAGACCAAGCTCTTGATTCAAGCCCTTACCAGTTTCAACCTCGCCCATATCTAGTGCCTCTTGAACTTTTTTTGCTTGAGATTCTCGAAGTTCATCCATGCGTTTAAAAGAACCTCCTACTACATTTAAGACATTAGAAACCAACAATACAAGTTCTCCAACTGGAAGACATTTTTTAGATACCCCGACAAGAGTCAATTGAAGTTGATGAGCAAAACAATGAATCGCATGAGCTGATCTACTTTCCTGTTGAATCAAAATTTTAAGGCCACTTAGACGCCCTTGCATATTGCTTGCTCCATCATAGCATTGTCCACGTATATTAGATAAACTCAAAGAATGTTGAGCAAGGTAGTTAACAATTGCTTCCTTTAAACATAGAGCACTAGTATTACGAACATGAACAATCCCAATAAAGCGTTCTACCACAGATCCCCATCTATCAACATATCGCAAAACAATTGCCATTTGCTCCTTACGTGACACATCACAAGATTCGTCAACTAGCAATGAGAAATAGTCACCATTTAGATCCTCCATAATAGCTTTAATTGTTTCCAACTTACATGCGGTGATAATATCTTTTTGAATTTTATGAGAAGTCAACTGATTGTTTTTTGGAGCCTTCTTCAACACAAGATCACTAATTTTATCACATCGCTTCGCATACCATGAAAGAATTTCAAGAAAGTTACCCTTGTTTAATGATGATTCATCTTCACGATGTCCACGAAATGCCAATCCTTGATTCAAGAGGAGTCTCACCACCTCAATTGAAGCCTTTAAACGAATTTTGTGCTCAAGCTTAGCTTTATTATCCGGCTTTACAAACGCAACTTGAATTGACTGTTCTTGTCGCATTAGATCTTCACACTTCTTCTTTGCTTGGTTGTGATCACTGTTCAACTCACCACCGTGCGTATCTAATCTTTTCTTTTTGTTCCAACTCTTGAACCCTAAACTTGAAAATGCTTCGCCTCCACCTTGATGAATGCTTTCATCTTTAAATAAATAACAACACAAACAATAAGCAGCATCTTCTACCACACTATACTCCAACCAATCATGATATTTTTTATACCATTTACGATTAAAATGACGTTTATATCCGTAAAAATCTGTTTGAGGAAACCTAGGAAGTCGAGGTTGATGAGGACCCCTTTGGATATATGCTCGTCTAATCTCATCACGTTCATCTGGATGATAGTCCAGAATGGGTATTCTTTTATTTGGATCTGCTGGTAGAGAATCCAAATCTACTCCTTGCTTTTGTTTTTTAGGAGAATGATGATTTTCTTCTAACTGGTTCAAGTTTTCTTCCACACGAGGAACATTTTGAGTGGATGAACTTGGTTGTGGAAACTTGGACGATACCGTAGAGAAATATCTCTTCATTGGACTTTGAAACTGGATTACAAAATTAAAATTCTAATTCGAAGTTAGAACAATAATATAACAGAATAGAGAAGGCAGCAACAAAAAGCTAAGACATAGGAAAAAGGTTCATTATCATTAACTCTTCTATTCTATTATAGAGTTTTATTATAACTGTAGAAAAAATGGCATCATGCTTGAGAACTATTTTATTATGAAAACCTTGTTTTCATTCTACCTATTCCTTCCATTACATGCTTATATTTATCATCcaaaatcacaaaatcaattttcttcaattttaagTGGTAGGGTTTTTCTCAAGGGAAGAAATCAAAAATAGccacaataattttatttatatgGAAGTACAGAGTAAAGGACAAAGAGGCGAACTTGATCGATGcttggtgttgtgttgatgcaagagTCGAACTTTTGGATTGAGATTTGGGTCCTTTTTGTATTTTAATTCTATTATATTATattagaaattgaaaaaaaataaaaggaaaaggagtaAGCTGTAAGGGACGATTGCTGCTGTGCTCAGTGGATGACATAATATTATTACTTGTGTGGTTAAATTAGCACAGTAGGTTTTGACTGGtggaattttaattttaaatgacTAAAAGATAAAAAAGGTCTCTGATTTGTTGTAGTTGGGTTTCGAACTAGGGACCATTCAGAAATTTTTGAACCCACTTGCCACTGCGCTGAGCACTGTAGTTGGTTGAAGTGGAGTCAAATATTAAATATATCATTCTATTTTTTCACAAACtgaataaatatacatatatatacactgtaattttttaacAAGTGGGTTCATATGAATCCACTTGAGACCACGTGGGTCCGCCCCTGGTCTACCTTGAACAACTTTAACAgagaaggggtatatttgaactcatAGTATAACAGTAAAGATATATTTGGACTCATTGTATAATAACAGAGTATATTTTGATCCAAAATATAACAAGGGATATATTTCGCCCCTTTCCagtagtacaggggtatatttgacctttTTCCAGTATAAAAATAACTAACAAAATACAATTTGAAGTGAACTACAAGTTGATTTCGCCGGAGAATATATTGTCAGAAATTTAGAGGAAAAGATAGATGGGCAAAATAGTACCAGGATCAACTCTAACTATCAACTCCAAGAGAAAAAGAAATGGCTAAGGAAAGAGACATCGGTCTAGTGAAAGAACGGCAAGAACTTATATTACTTTACATTACTTTACTCCTATACAGGGGCGGACCCACGTGGTCTCAAGTGGATTCATATGAACCCACTTgttaaaaaattacagtgtatatatatgtatatttattcaGTTTGTGAAAAAATAGAATGATATATTTAATATTTGACTCCACTTCAACCAACTACAGTGCTCAGCGCAGTGGCAAGTGGGTTCAAAAATTTCTGAATGGTCCCTAGTTCGAAACCCAACTACAACAAATCAGAGACCTTTTTTATCTTTTAgtcatttaaaattaaaattccaCCAGTCAAAACCTACTGTG includes these proteins:
- the LOC132612210 gene encoding uncharacterized protein LOC132612210 codes for the protein MRQEQSIQVAFVKPDNKAKLEHKIRLKASIEVVRLLLNQGLAFRGHREDESSLNKGNFLEILSWYAKRCDKISDLVLKKAPKNNQLTSHKIQKDIITACKLETIKAIMEDLNGDYFSLLVDESCDVSRKEQMAIVLRYVDRWGSVVERFIGIVHVRNTSALCLKEAIVNYLAQHSLSLSNIRGQCYDGASNMQGRLSGLKILIQQESRSAHAIHCFAHQLQLTLVGVSKKCLPVGELVLLVSNVLNVVGGSFKRMDELRESQAKKVQEALDMGEVETGKGLNQELGLARAADTRWGSHYKSFKNFISMFGSITDVLDTIVVDSECVEDSCKATGYLRVCQTFEIAFILHLMRDILAITNELNESLQKKEQDIANAMLLVKVAKKRLQDLREEGWDPLIENVSAFCVKYDILIPNFDEFYINFGRSRRKVAEHTFSHHYHVDIFFKIIDWQLQELNDRFNEERTDLLIGVACLNPVDSFSSFDINKILRMAELYPDDFGEDIMVTLKNQLETYIVDVRDVDERFSNLKGLGDLSKELVKAKKHLNYPFVFRLVKFALLLPVATATVERTFSAMKLIKSELRNRMDDDFMSGCMVPYVEKNIFKTVSDESIMNWFQKMKTRRVQFYLFGSGEPANNSQTTCNQEKAPTNDRAPKPAASTIMEASYLMDKQGRKNLLLISFIRMIALS